A section of the Paenibacillus odorifer genome encodes:
- a CDS encoding NCS2 family permease, protein MKSNFWRNSVGLAPENDWKREWAAGILSYFASVYIVMVNATILHDAGMPLRPAMVATLLTAITGCLLMAFGGKTPIIVVPGMGINAFFTYTLVHSMKLDWREALTVVVITGVLFAIVAFTSLYRILSEAIPQNLQHAITVGIGLFLTFIGLQKSGIVIAHQTTFVAIGHFSDPAVITSCVTLLLALVLFIRGTNGGLLISMLVGTGLAYLLGAAHAPEKQASGHVFSGYGGLFFGMDWSGIVSIVFWIAVFLLLLIVVFENIGLVASQTMMAGRPERFKSSLRALSLANIAAGLFGSSPVVAAAESNAGIAAGGRSGLTSLVTGLLFGATFLFLPLLSYIPDSAIAPILIVIGGLMVQNVREMDLSDLTELFPSFLIMVMIPFTYSIVDGMAFGFITYPIVKLALGKGKEVPPALYGIAGLFVANFILQAVL, encoded by the coding sequence ATGAAATCGAATTTTTGGCGAAATAGTGTGGGGCTTGCGCCTGAGAATGACTGGAAACGGGAATGGGCGGCAGGGATTCTCTCCTATTTTGCTTCAGTTTATATTGTTATGGTGAATGCGACGATTCTCCATGACGCAGGGATGCCGCTTAGACCGGCAATGGTGGCTACACTGTTGACCGCAATTACCGGCTGTCTGCTGATGGCTTTCGGCGGGAAGACGCCTATCATCGTGGTTCCCGGGATGGGGATTAACGCATTTTTCACTTATACGCTTGTTCATTCCATGAAACTGGACTGGAGAGAGGCGCTTACTGTAGTCGTTATAACAGGCGTGTTATTCGCTATCGTGGCCTTTACATCACTTTATCGTATTCTTAGTGAGGCAATTCCCCAAAACCTGCAGCATGCCATTACAGTCGGTATAGGGCTATTTCTGACTTTTATAGGGCTGCAAAAGAGCGGGATAGTGATTGCCCATCAGACTACTTTTGTTGCCATAGGACATTTTAGTGATCCTGCAGTTATTACATCCTGTGTGACTTTATTGCTGGCTTTAGTGTTATTTATCCGGGGAACTAACGGCGGCCTGCTGATAAGTATGCTGGTTGGTACAGGACTAGCCTATCTTCTGGGAGCTGCACATGCACCGGAAAAACAAGCTTCAGGGCATGTATTCTCAGGTTATGGCGGCCTATTTTTCGGAATGGACTGGAGCGGTATTGTGAGCATTGTGTTCTGGATTGCTGTATTCCTGTTATTGTTAATCGTTGTATTTGAAAATATCGGTCTTGTAGCCTCACAGACGATGATGGCAGGCCGTCCAGAACGCTTCAAAAGCAGCCTGCGTGCGCTCTCGCTTGCCAATATCGCCGCGGGTCTTTTCGGAAGCAGTCCAGTCGTGGCCGCTGCAGAATCTAATGCAGGAATAGCTGCGGGCGGGCGTTCGGGTCTCACCTCGCTGGTGACAGGGCTTCTATTTGGGGCGACCTTCTTATTCCTTCCGTTGTTATCCTATATTCCCGATAGTGCGATCGCACCGATCCTGATTGTGATCGGCGGACTTATGGTACAGAATGTGCGTGAGATGGACTTGAGTGATTTGACCGAGCTGTTCCCGTCTTTTCTAATCATGGTTATGATTCCATTCACCTATAGCATTGTGGATGGTATGGCTTTTGGTTTTATTACCTACCCGATTGTGAAGCTGGCGCTGGGCAAAGGGAAGGAAGTGCCACCTGCGCTGTATGGGATTGCTGGTTTGTTTGTAGCTAACTTTATTTTGCAGGCTGTGTTATAG